A DNA window from Arachis duranensis cultivar V14167 chromosome 3, aradu.V14167.gnm2.J7QH, whole genome shotgun sequence contains the following coding sequences:
- the LOC107478196 gene encoding uncharacterized protein LOC107478196 yields MRLSVGLTASDQDETEQFGEWLLKVSDGLIGDNMNGESEICLPGDIVIPSSDQAFDELVHFSYPNSSNNMSSKDYFKARTILAPALDIVEEVNNHMMDIIPGGKKLYLSSDSICMDEGNMESQLDLYGPELLNSINYSGLPPHKLILKVGVPVMLLRNIDQSSGLYNGIRQQVRNFGNHVIECKVLTGNNVGHIAMIPRMNMVPTNETVPVRFQRRQFPIIVLFAMTINKSQGQTLSHVGLYLSKSVFTHDQLYVTLSRIKSKRGLKILLMNYVGIS; encoded by the coding sequence ATGAGACTCTCTGTAGGGTTGACTGCTTCAGATCAAGATGAGACAGAGCAATTTGGTGAGTGGTTATTAAAAGTTAGTGATGGTCTAATAGGTGACAATATGAATGGTGAATCTGAGATATGTCTTCCAGGAGATATTGTTATTCCTTCTTCGGACCAGGCATTTGATGAATTGGTTCATTTTTCTTATCCAAATAGTTCGAATAACATGTCCTCAAAGGATTATTTCAAAGCAAGAACTATACTGGCTCCCGCACTAGACATCGTTGAAGAGGTCAACAACCATATGATGGATATCATTCCTggaggaaaaaaattatatcttagtTCGGATTCGATTTGTATGGATGAAGGGAATATGGAGAGTCAACTAGATCTCTATGGTCCTGAATTACTGAATAGCATAAATTACTCTGGTTTGCCTCCACAtaaattaatactcaaggtTGGTGTTCCGGTGATGTTACTGAGAAATATTGACCAATCCAGTGGTCTTTATAATGGTATAAGGCAACAAGTTAGAAACTTTGGAAATCATGTCATAGAATGTAAAGTCTTAACGGGCAACAATGTTGGTCATATTGCTATGATTCCAAGAATGAATATGGTACCAACAAATGAAACTGTCCCAGTTAGATTCCAACGAAGACAGTTTCCCATAATAGTATTGTTTGCCATGACAATTAATAAGTCTCAGGGACAAACTTTATCTCATGTTGGATTATACTTGTCCAAATCAGTTTTTACACATGACCAACTATATGTGACACTTTCAAGAATTAAGAGTAAGAGaggtttaaaaattttacttatgAATTACGTAGGAATATCTTAA
- the LOC107478078 gene encoding probable O-methyltransferase 3 — protein sequence MESNDGEDHSQKLLLAQTHIWNHFFSFINSMSLKCAIELNILDVVHNYGQPMPLSELIASLPIQPSKAAFVPRLMRILTHSGFFSNQNDDDQQEERYVLTNSSRLLLKDHPFCMTPFLDVLLDPNLVKPWYQLSNWFKKCDTNKSPLEMEHGRAFWEFASHDQKLSNSFHEAMTSDSRLIASVVIEKCKDTFEGLESLVDVGGGNGTMAKAIAKSFPNVECIVFDLPHVVAGFQGSSDKNMKYVGGDMFEAIPSADSVLLKCILHNWSDEDCVKLLKKCKEAIMKKGKKGKVIIIDMVVGNENGDNGSLETQLYYDMAMMAFVTGKERTEKEWAKLFFSSGFSNYKIIPILMSSRSLIEVYP from the exons atggAATCCAATGATGGTGAGGATCATTCTCAAAAATTGCTTTTAGCTCAAACCCACATATGGAATCACTTTTTTAGCTTCATAAATTCTATGTCCCTTAAGTGTGCAATTGAACTGAACATACTTGATGTTGTTCACAATTATGGCCAACCCATGCCACTCTCAGAACTCATTGCTTCATTACCAATCCAACCGTCAAAAGCCGCCTTCGTCCCCCGTTTGATGCGAATCTTGACACATTCTGGCTTCTTCTCGAATCAAAATgatgatgatcaacaagaagagagGTATGTTCTAACTAATTCATCTAGACTATTGCTTAAGGATCACCCCTTTTGCATGACACCATTCTTGGATGTACTTCTTGATCCAAATTTGGTAAAACCATGGTACCAACTCTCTAATTGGTTCAAGAAATGTGACACTAACAAGTCACCATTAGAAATGGAACATGGGAGGGCATTTTGGGAATTTGCTAGTCATGACCAAAAGCTTAGTAATAGTTTCCATGAGGCCATGACAAGCGACTCTAGATTGATTGCTAGTGTGGTGATTGAGAAGTGTAAGGATACTTTTGAAGGGTTGGAATCTTTGGTTGATGTTGGTGGGGGCAATGGAACTATGGCTAAGGCCATAGCTAAATCATTCCCAAATGTGGAGTGCATTGTGTTTGATCTTCCACATGTTGTTGCTGGCTTTCAAGGAAGTAGTGACAAGAATATGAAATATGTTGGAGGGGACATGTTTGAGGCAATTCCTTCTGCAGATTCTGTTTTGTTGAAG TGCATATTACACAACTGGAGTGATGAGGATTGTGTAAAACTCCTGAAGAAATGCAAGGAGGCAATAATGAAGAAGGGCAAAAAAGGAAAAGTGATAATAATAGACATGGTGGTAGGGAATGAGAATGGAGATAATGGATCACTGGAGACACAACTTTATTATGATATGGCGATGATGGCCTTTGTCACCGGAAAGGAGAGAACTGAGAAAGAATGGGCCAAGCTATTTTTCTCTTCTGGTTTCAGTAATTACAAGATAATTCCAATTTTGATGAGTTCAAGGTCTTTGATCGAGGTTTATCCAtag